The proteins below are encoded in one region of Pseudomonadota bacterium:
- a CDS encoding histidine phosphotransferase family protein → MASYTEPDPMELASLIVSKTCHDIISPVGASASAMEMWESSSDQSTREVAQTLMQRSSAQAVNKLSFVRIAYGAYGDVGGDVDLGEAHDAAKPYILDDRTTLDWQLERAIVPKTVTKLVLGLLALAKDAVPRGGELTVSGRELKGQAQITVRAEAKKVIIPQGAEDALSLRFSEGIHARNVHLYHLVKIAEAVGVRIVPDMDDVSVTFRTEAR, encoded by the coding sequence ATGGCATCGTACACCGAACCTGACCCGATGGAACTTGCGTCGCTTATTGTCTCCAAGACATGTCACGATATCATTTCTCCAGTAGGCGCATCCGCCAGTGCCATGGAGATGTGGGAATCGAGTTCCGATCAGTCCACGCGTGAAGTGGCGCAAACCCTTATGCAGCGTTCAAGTGCACAAGCGGTCAACAAGCTCAGCTTCGTTCGCATCGCCTACGGGGCTTACGGCGATGTTGGTGGCGACGTCGATCTCGGCGAAGCGCATGACGCCGCCAAGCCTTATATTTTGGACGATCGGACTACGCTCGATTGGCAACTTGAGCGAGCCATCGTTCCAAAGACGGTGACAAAACTTGTGTTGGGCCTACTGGCGCTGGCGAAAGATGCGGTCCCACGTGGCGGTGAACTGACAGTCTCGGGTCGTGAGCTTAAAGGCCAGGCACAAATCACTGTTCGAGCTGAGGCAAAGAAAGTGATTATACCGCAGGGCGCGGAAGATGCGCTGTCCTTGAGGTTCTCTGAGGGCATACATGCGCGCAATGTTCACCTGTATCACCTGGTGAAGATCGCTGAAGCAGTCGGCGTTCGGATTGTCCCGGACATGGACGATGTATCGGTCACGTTTCGCACCGAAGCTCGCTGA
- a CDS encoding YHS domain-containing (seleno)protein, with protein sequence MTSNNGQGRVALRLGSVIWVAALFLGISQAGILRPQPAAANEQILSHPAHQLGLLGYDAVAFFADEGAVLGSADHELIYRGLVWRFVHEANKRAFAADPARYLPAYGGFDARKAASGIAAASDPRVYLVLGQRLFLFASPASRYAFLLNAERTIVQADNRWPELLRTLAP encoded by the coding sequence ATGACGTCAAATAATGGGCAAGGCCGCGTAGCGCTGCGTTTGGGCAGCGTCATTTGGGTTGCAGCTTTATTCCTGGGCATTTCTCAGGCGGGCATTTTGCGCCCACAACCGGCTGCCGCCAACGAACAGATCCTCTCGCACCCCGCACACCAACTTGGCCTGTTGGGCTACGATGCAGTTGCTTTCTTCGCAGATGAGGGGGCGGTCCTGGGAAGTGCGGACCACGAACTGATCTATCGGGGGCTGGTTTGGCGCTTTGTCCATGAGGCCAACAAGCGGGCCTTCGCTGCCGACCCCGCGCGCTACCTGCCAGCCTATGGCGGTTTCGACGCCCGCAAGGCGGCCAGTGGAATTGCCGCCGCATCTGACCCGCGTGTCTACCTTGTCCTGGGGCAGCGGTTGTTTCTGTTTGCCTCACCGGCTTCGCGGTATGCGTTCCTTCTCAACGCCGAACGAACAATCGTCCAGGCTGATAACCGTTGGCCGGAATTGCTGAGAACGTTGGCGCCCTAA